One Oceanidesulfovibrio indonesiensis genomic window, CAGGAACGGTTTTAATTCACCAATATTAATAATCTGCTTGTGGAACACGGACGCGGCCAGCGCGCCGTCCACGTTCGCGTCGCGGAAGGCTTCCAGGAAGTGTTCCATGGTGCCCGCGCCGCCGGAGGCAATCAGCGGAACGTGGCAGATCGCGCGGACCTTTTTCAGCTGCTCGAGGTCATACCCGTTACGCACGCCGTCCTGGTTCATCATGTTGAGGACAATCTCGCCCGCGCCACGCTTCTGCACTTCCTGCACCC contains:
- a CDS encoding HisA/HisF-related TIM barrel protein; translation: VQEVQKRGAGEIVLNMMNQDGVRNGYDLEQLKKVRAICHVPLIASGGAGTMEHFLEAFRDANVDGALAASVFHKQIINIGELKPFLAGQGVEIRVC